A window of the Deinococcus gobiensis I-0 genome harbors these coding sequences:
- a CDS encoding ABC transporter ATP-binding protein, producing MADLLTPPAQVQAHALQLRGVWLRLGREVILRGVDLDVSRGEGVTLLGENGAGKTTLLRLLASALRPTRGEGRVMDFDLRDSRAVRDQVHLMPVDAGLYPDLSCAENLDFALQMHRAAGDVPGALRRVNLEAASARRVRFLSAGMRKRLALARAHLLARPLTLVDEPFANLDDAGRALTLELLGELRARGVTLVVAAHEPDLARQVAPRALRLSAGLIEEVGHGA from the coding sequence GTGGCTGATCTCCTGACGCCTCCGGCCCAGGTGCAGGCCCACGCCCTCCAGCTGCGCGGCGTGTGGCTGCGCCTGGGTCGGGAGGTCATCCTGCGCGGCGTGGACCTCGACGTGTCGCGCGGCGAGGGGGTCACGTTGCTGGGCGAGAACGGCGCCGGCAAGACCACGCTGCTGCGGCTGCTGGCCTCGGCGCTGCGGCCCACGCGCGGAGAAGGCCGGGTCATGGACTTCGACCTGCGCGACTCGCGGGCGGTGCGCGATCAGGTGCACCTCATGCCGGTGGACGCGGGCCTGTACCCCGACCTGAGCTGCGCCGAGAACCTCGACTTCGCCCTCCAGATGCACCGGGCGGCGGGCGACGTGCCGGGCGCGTTGCGCCGCGTGAACCTGGAGGCCGCCTCGGCGCGGCGCGTGCGTTTCCTGTCGGCGGGGATGCGCAAGCGGCTGGCCCTGGCCCGCGCGCACCTGCTCGCCCGGCCCCTGACCCTGGTGGACGAACCCTTCGCCAACCTCGACGACGCCGGCCGCGCCCTGACCCTGGAGCTGCTGGGTGAACTGCGCGCGCGCGGCGTGACCCTGGTCGTGGCCGCCCACGAGCCCGACCTCGCCCGGCAGGTGGCCCCCCGGGCGCTGCGGCTCTCGGCGGGATTGATCGAGGAGGTGGGGCATGGAGCGTAA
- a CDS encoding protease complex subunit PrcB family protein — MSLPRLAFPALLLLGAGLLAGCSMTGPTNLRVHEVSLTGGAQERLAWVYGTLGQGQSSAGLKIGGQAVTLRAQVQDDLSLPGTLSVDGKSTYRQPLAATSQKVSVTRDTAGLFTVAPQNGASLAAVYYTDGTNWVRLSGVSGRVSASPSSGLSGAGQLTDEEGAALGRALASAGRSQGGLAVAVLNDPQTPLTIEPAATETRRTALYVLPGVVTTPVGNNGGVPFPSGGQTTSPVVSGGNVNFTEVASGSNANVAEAAVQVANTAAAARALLNVAYGNQSGAPTVPALSSGETLVGVFLGQRATGGYGVRVVAANAQSGTLTLTVAVQAPGAGSFTTQAITSPWTLVRVRGSFSQINVVDQNGQPLR, encoded by the coding sequence ATGTCCCTTCCCCGTTTGGCGTTTCCTGCCCTGCTGCTGCTGGGCGCCGGTCTGCTGGCCGGCTGCTCGATGACCGGTCCCACCAACCTGCGCGTGCACGAGGTCAGTCTGACGGGCGGCGCCCAGGAGCGCCTCGCGTGGGTGTACGGCACGCTGGGGCAGGGGCAGTCGAGCGCCGGCCTCAAGATCGGCGGCCAGGCCGTGACGCTGCGCGCGCAGGTGCAGGACGACCTCTCGCTGCCCGGAACCCTCAGCGTGGACGGCAAGTCCACCTACCGCCAGCCGCTGGCCGCGACGAGCCAGAAGGTCTCGGTGACGCGCGATACGGCCGGACTGTTCACGGTCGCTCCCCAGAACGGCGCCTCGCTGGCGGCCGTGTACTACACCGACGGCACGAACTGGGTGCGCCTGAGCGGGGTGAGCGGGCGCGTGAGCGCGTCGCCCAGCTCCGGTCTGAGCGGCGCGGGGCAGCTCACCGACGAGGAGGGCGCGGCGCTGGGACGCGCCCTGGCCTCGGCTGGCCGCAGTCAGGGGGGCCTGGCCGTGGCGGTCCTGAACGATCCGCAGACCCCCCTGACCATCGAGCCGGCCGCCACCGAGACGCGCCGCACCGCCCTGTACGTGCTGCCGGGCGTCGTGACGACCCCGGTCGGCAACAACGGCGGCGTGCCCTTCCCCAGTGGCGGCCAGACCACCTCCCCTGTGGTGTCCGGAGGCAACGTGAATTTCACCGAGGTCGCCAGCGGCAGCAATGCCAACGTCGCGGAGGCCGCCGTGCAGGTGGCGAACACCGCCGCCGCCGCGCGGGCGCTGCTGAACGTCGCCTACGGCAACCAGAGCGGCGCCCCCACCGTCCCGGCCCTGAGCAGCGGCGAGACGCTCGTGGGCGTGTTCCTGGGCCAGCGGGCCACCGGGGGCTACGGGGTGCGTGTGGTCGCGGCCAACGCCCAGTCGGGCACCCTGACCCTGACGGTCGCCGTGCAGGCACCCGGCGCCGGCAGCTTCACCACCCAGGCGATCACCAGTCCCTGGACCCTGGTGCGCGTCCGGGGCAGCTTCAGCCAGATCAACGTGGTGGACCAGAACGGCCAGCCGCTGCGCTGA
- a CDS encoding cytochrome c biogenesis CcdA family protein — protein MLAQALAAPTLAVAFVAGLVSFLSPCVLPLVPSYLGVIGGARAPLLRAAGFILGFGLVFMALGATASTLGAALAPHKALLAQLAGVLILFFGLVMLGALRLPFLMRDTRQLADAGGYGPVALGAAFAFGWSPCLGPALGSILGLAASTASLQTGVGLLAAYTAGLALPFLLAALLWDRLKLRRLNRYAGVFEKVGGALLVVVGVLMLTGQFTRLASFFYSVMPAWLIS, from the coding sequence GTGCTGGCCCAGGCCCTGGCGGCCCCCACCCTGGCCGTGGCGTTCGTGGCCGGGCTGGTGTCGTTCCTGAGTCCCTGCGTGCTGCCGCTGGTGCCCAGCTACCTGGGCGTGATCGGCGGGGCGCGCGCGCCGCTGCTGCGCGCCGCCGGATTCATCCTGGGGTTCGGGCTGGTGTTCATGGCGCTGGGGGCGACCGCCAGCACGCTGGGCGCGGCCCTCGCGCCGCACAAGGCGCTGCTGGCGCAGCTCGCCGGGGTGCTCATCCTGTTTTTCGGGCTGGTGATGCTGGGGGCGCTGCGGCTGCCCTTCCTGATGCGCGACACCCGCCAGCTCGCCGACGCTGGCGGTTACGGCCCGGTGGCGCTGGGCGCGGCCTTCGCCTTCGGGTGGAGCCCCTGCCTGGGGCCGGCGCTGGGCAGCATCCTGGGGCTGGCGGCCAGTACGGCGAGCCTCCAGACCGGGGTCGGGCTGCTCGCGGCCTACACGGCGGGGCTGGCGCTGCCCTTCCTGCTGGCCGCGCTGCTGTGGGACCGCCTGAAGCTGCGGCGCCTGAACCGCTACGCGGGCGTATTCGAGAAGGTCGGCGGCGCGCTGCTGGTCGTGGTCGGGGTGCTGATGCTCACGGGGCAGTTCACGCGCCTGGCGTCCTTTTTCTACAGCGTCATGCCGGCGTGGCTGATCTCCTGA
- a CDS encoding PhzF family phenazine biosynthesis protein has product MSDPAPALPTLYDVFTPRGTGGGKRVAVFGDAAGDLQGRAAAAGAPLSVFVGACGLEGAALRVFTPEREKGESDSASVAALTYLQGRGAVSDVSDVLGGPQPVPAQLCGGEWLLSQGVAEATAAALPAGDAAGLPSPRAVHRASAGRPNLCVEVASLAELDAWVPAPGAVEALGHATGTTGLIVYALEAPAEGPQRRADVSFRAFGPLRGFAEDAASSNMFACLVAVLGVGERLPPGASVVRGAQRRPGQPALLTAQFSQAGEPVWVGGAAAAVLAGDGRA; this is encoded by the coding sequence ATGAGTGACCCTGCCCCGGCCCTGCCCACCCTCTACGACGTGTTCACGCCGCGCGGGACCGGCGGGGGCAAGCGCGTGGCGGTGTTCGGGGACGCGGCCGGCGACCTGCAGGGCCGCGCGGCGGCGGCCGGCGCCCCCCTGAGCGTGTTCGTCGGGGCCTGCGGGCTGGAGGGCGCGGCCCTGCGCGTCTTCACGCCCGAGCGCGAGAAGGGCGAGAGCGACTCGGCGAGCGTGGCGGCCCTGACCTACCTGCAGGGGCGCGGCGCGGTGAGCGACGTGAGCGACGTGCTGGGCGGCCCGCAGCCGGTGCCCGCGCAGCTGTGCGGCGGCGAGTGGCTGCTCTCGCAGGGCGTGGCGGAGGCGACGGCCGCCGCACTGCCCGCCGGGGACGCGGCCGGCCTGCCCTCCCCCCGCGCCGTGCACCGCGCCTCGGCCGGGCGGCCGAACCTGTGCGTGGAGGTCGCCTCGCTGGCCGAACTGGACGCCTGGGTGCCCGCGCCCGGGGCCGTGGAGGCGTTGGGGCACGCCACCGGCACGACCGGCCTGATCGTCTACGCCCTGGAGGCCCCCGCCGAGGGTCCGCAGCGCCGCGCCGACGTGAGTTTCCGGGCTTTCGGGCCGCTGCGGGGCTTTGCCGAGGACGCCGCGAGCAGCAACATGTTCGCCTGCCTGGTGGCGGTGCTGGGAGTGGGCGAACGCCTGCCGCCGGGGGCCAGCGTGGTGCGCGGCGCGCAGCGGAGACCCGGTCAGCCGGCGCTGCTCACGGCGCAGTTCTCGCAGGCGGGCGAGCCGGTGTGGGTGGGGGGCGCGGCCGCCGCTGTCCTGGCCGGAGACGGGAGGGCGTAA
- a CDS encoding heme exporter protein CcmB produces MKTALTLALKDLRVAGRTRDTLLATGFFAGLVLLVLGLALGGQVGLPPEQAAATAAGAVWTALALAAAVGAQRAFAQEQEAGALEQLLLYPGPHGALYLGKLLGVLGPLLLVAAFTVPAGLVLFGAAGAGNAVPWAALGLTTVLGIVGLAAGTTFYGSITVNLRAREALLPALAFPILVPVVIASVKATSLLLDGGWSPEVAGWLGFLAAFDLGTVILATLLFPYAAEG; encoded by the coding sequence ATGAAAACGGCCCTGACACTGGCCCTCAAGGACCTGCGCGTGGCCGGCCGCACCCGGGACACGCTGCTGGCGACGGGCTTTTTCGCGGGGCTCGTGCTGCTGGTCCTGGGGCTGGCGCTGGGCGGTCAGGTGGGGCTGCCCCCCGAGCAGGCGGCGGCGACGGCGGCGGGCGCGGTCTGGACCGCCCTGGCCCTCGCGGCGGCGGTGGGCGCGCAGCGCGCCTTCGCGCAGGAGCAGGAGGCGGGCGCGCTCGAACAGCTCCTGCTGTATCCCGGCCCGCACGGCGCGCTGTACCTGGGCAAGCTGCTGGGCGTGCTGGGGCCGCTGCTGCTCGTCGCGGCCTTCACGGTGCCTGCCGGGCTGGTGCTGTTCGGGGCGGCCGGGGCGGGCAACGCGGTGCCGTGGGCGGCCCTGGGCCTGACGACGGTGCTGGGCATCGTGGGGCTGGCGGCGGGCACGACCTTCTACGGCAGCATCACCGTGAACCTGCGCGCGCGCGAGGCGCTGCTGCCCGCGCTGGCCTTTCCGATCCTCGTGCCGGTGGTGATCGCTTCGGTCAAGGCGACCTCGCTGCTGCTGGACGGGGGCTGGTCGCCCGAGGTCGCTGGCTGGCTGGGCTTCCTGGCGGCCTTCGACCTGGGCACCGTCATCCTGGCGACCCTGCTGTTTCCCTACGCGGCCGAGGGCTGA
- a CDS encoding DegV family protein translates to MSVPRFGVVTDGGLDAYAGLNNAVPVAPFSVNFGTKSYRTFDLSREALFRELETNPVHPTSSQPSPQDWLAAFGAAAERSGSADILAVTISSGLSGSRNAAEQAAAMAPHLRVTLHDSLTLSAAQAFQVHAAQTAAEAGESLQTALAWMKAVSDETELYFTIETLEYLRRGGRIGRVAATLGGLLNLKPVVTVDKANGGTYTNVGRARSYSGGIEAVVTQIGRRFGEGTPLRLGLLYGNVHEDAPAALKLLRAHHPVVWSGEAGVNPVLNIHTGPRALGVAAAPGAWPWER, encoded by the coding sequence GTGAGCGTGCCCCGGTTCGGGGTGGTCACCGACGGCGGCCTGGACGCCTACGCGGGCCTGAACAACGCTGTGCCGGTCGCGCCCTTCTCGGTCAACTTCGGCACGAAGTCGTACCGTACCTTCGACCTGAGCCGCGAAGCGCTGTTCCGCGAACTCGAAACCAACCCGGTGCACCCGACCTCCAGCCAGCCCAGCCCGCAGGACTGGCTCGCGGCGTTCGGGGCGGCGGCCGAGCGCTCGGGCAGCGCGGACATTCTGGCCGTGACCATCAGCTCGGGCCTGAGCGGCAGCCGCAACGCCGCCGAGCAGGCCGCCGCGATGGCCCCGCACCTGCGCGTGACGCTGCACGACTCGCTGACCCTCAGCGCGGCGCAGGCCTTTCAGGTCCACGCCGCCCAGACGGCGGCCGAGGCGGGGGAGAGCCTGCAGACCGCCCTGGCCTGGATGAAGGCCGTGTCGGACGAGACCGAGCTGTATTTCACCATCGAGACGCTGGAATACCTGCGCCGGGGCGGGCGTATCGGCCGGGTCGCGGCCACGCTGGGGGGCCTGCTGAACCTCAAGCCGGTGGTCACGGTGGACAAGGCGAACGGCGGCACCTACACCAACGTGGGCCGCGCCCGCAGCTACTCGGGCGGGATCGAGGCCGTCGTCACGCAGATCGGGCGCCGGTTCGGCGAGGGGACGCCGCTGCGCCTGGGGCTGCTGTACGGCAACGTCCACGAGGACGCGCCCGCCGCCCTGAAGCTGTTGCGGGCGCACCACCCCGTCGTGTGGTCGGGCGAGGCGGGCGTGAACCCGGTGCTGAACATCCACACCGGGCCGCGCGCGCTGGGCGTGGCCGCCGCGCCGGGCGCGTGGCCCTGGGAACGCTGA
- a CDS encoding trans-sulfuration enzyme family protein, with product MTPYDLTTRAARAGEEARPAGSTPLVEPIYQSTVYAFPDLETLDRAMSGEEPASFYYRNGTPNAATLERALAGLEGTEAALVAASGMAAISAALLGLLKTGDHVVADARVYGVTYALLAEELPRLGIEVSFVDACDPAEVEAAFRDTTRVLHVESLTNPLMTVPDVPALAQIAHARGALLSVDNTFASPAVFRPAGHGADLVTHSVSKYLSGHSAALGGVVCGRADLIAQARTRLLRLGGTISAFDAWMTLQGLKTLGLRMRAHSGNAQAVADVLVNHPRVRAVYHPGLSDHPQFHRAMELFPDGFGGMLAAEIEDAPGFVRALAGRIPLAPSLADVMTTLSWPWGTSHRPLPEGERRRLGITPELLRLSVGIEDIGDLLGDLEAALD from the coding sequence ATGACCCCCTACGACCTGACCACCCGCGCCGCCCGTGCGGGCGAGGAGGCCCGGCCGGCCGGCAGCACGCCCCTGGTCGAGCCGATCTACCAGAGCACCGTCTACGCCTTCCCGGACCTGGAGACGCTGGACCGCGCCATGAGCGGCGAGGAACCCGCGAGCTTCTACTACCGCAACGGCACCCCCAACGCCGCGACGCTGGAGCGCGCGCTGGCCGGGCTGGAGGGCACCGAGGCCGCGCTGGTGGCCGCGAGCGGCATGGCGGCCATCAGCGCGGCGCTGCTGGGCCTCCTGAAGACCGGTGACCACGTGGTGGCCGACGCGCGCGTGTACGGCGTGACCTACGCGCTGCTCGCCGAGGAACTGCCCCGCCTAGGCATCGAGGTGAGTTTCGTGGACGCCTGCGACCCCGCCGAGGTGGAGGCCGCCTTCCGGGACACCACCCGCGTCCTGCACGTCGAGAGCCTCACCAACCCGCTCATGACGGTGCCGGACGTGCCCGCGCTGGCACAAATCGCGCACGCGCGCGGCGCGCTGTTGAGCGTGGACAACACCTTCGCCAGCCCCGCCGTCTTCCGGCCGGCCGGGCACGGGGCCGACCTCGTGACCCACTCGGTGAGCAAATACCTCAGCGGGCACAGCGCGGCCCTGGGCGGCGTGGTGTGCGGGCGCGCGGACCTGATCGCCCAGGCACGCACCCGCCTCCTGCGGCTGGGCGGCACCATCTCGGCCTTCGACGCCTGGATGACCCTTCAGGGCCTCAAGACGCTGGGCCTGCGGATGCGCGCCCACAGCGGCAACGCGCAGGCGGTCGCCGACGTGCTCGTCAACCACCCGCGCGTGCGGGCCGTGTATCACCCCGGCCTGTCGGACCATCCGCAGTTCCACCGCGCGATGGAGCTGTTCCCGGACGGCTTCGGGGGCATGCTCGCCGCCGAGATCGAGGACGCGCCGGGCTTCGTGCGCGCGCTGGCGGGCCGGATTCCGCTGGCGCCCTCGCTGGCCGACGTGATGACCACCCTGTCGTGGCCCTGGGGCACCTCGCACCGCCCGCTGCCCGAGGGCGAGCGCCGCCGCCTGGGCATCACGCCCGAGCTGCTGCGGCTGTCGGTCGGCATCGAGGACATCGGCGACCTGCTGGGCGACCTCGAAGCGGCGCTGGACTGA
- a CDS encoding alpha-amylase family glycosyl hydrolase, whose product MTQTGPLNGELKWWQSSVIYQIYPRSFQDSGDDGVGDLRGITARLPYVASLGVGAVWLSPIFTSPMRDFGYDVADYCDIDPLFGTLDDFDALVAEAHRLGLKVMLDYVPNHTSSDHAWFRESLTGKESGKRDWYVWRDPAQDGGVPNNWKSFFGGPAWTLDEASGQYYLHQFLPSQPDLNWRNPAVRAAMFDVLRFWMRRGVDGFRVDVIWLLAEDEDFRDEPVNPDWKPGDVEHASLDHIHTQDQPETHEYIREMRRVLDEFDDRMMVGEIYLPVVKLLPYAGTAEEPMVHLPFNFHLILQGWTAELVRGFADSYDAECRLRHSWPNWVLGNHDQHRFKSRLGADQYRVAQTLLLTLRGTPTVYYGDEIGMTDVDVPADRLVDPAALQQPDSPEAGRDPERTPMQWDATANAGFAPGGATPWLPLADDYPAVNVAAQDGDPASDLNYFRALTRLRAEYPALVGGAYRSLETPGADVFAYERMPEHGGGERVVVLLNFGGEAADVAGLAGGDTLLSSLGDRPERGAALRPHEARILRG is encoded by the coding sequence ATGACCCAGACCGGCCCGCTGAATGGCGAACTCAAGTGGTGGCAGAGCTCCGTGATCTACCAGATCTACCCGCGCTCCTTTCAGGACAGCGGCGACGACGGCGTGGGCGACCTGCGCGGCATCACGGCGCGGCTGCCCTACGTGGCGAGCCTGGGCGTGGGGGCGGTGTGGCTCTCGCCCATCTTCACCAGCCCCATGCGCGATTTCGGCTACGACGTGGCCGACTACTGCGACATCGACCCGCTGTTCGGCACGCTGGACGACTTCGACGCCCTGGTCGCCGAGGCGCACCGCCTGGGCCTGAAGGTGATGCTCGACTACGTGCCCAACCACACGAGTTCGGACCACGCCTGGTTCCGGGAGTCGCTGACGGGCAAGGAGAGTGGCAAGCGCGACTGGTACGTGTGGCGCGACCCGGCACAGGACGGCGGCGTGCCCAACAACTGGAAGTCCTTTTTCGGCGGCCCCGCCTGGACCCTGGACGAGGCGAGCGGGCAGTACTACCTGCACCAGTTCCTGCCGTCCCAGCCGGACCTGAACTGGCGCAACCCGGCGGTCCGGGCGGCCATGTTCGACGTGCTGCGCTTCTGGATGCGCCGGGGTGTGGACGGCTTCCGGGTGGACGTGATCTGGCTACTGGCCGAGGACGAGGACTTCCGCGACGAGCCGGTCAACCCCGACTGGAAGCCCGGCGACGTGGAACACGCCAGCCTCGACCATATCCACACCCAGGACCAGCCCGAGACGCACGAGTACATCCGCGAGATGCGCCGCGTGCTCGACGAGTTCGACGACCGCATGATGGTCGGCGAGATCTACCTGCCGGTCGTCAAGCTGCTGCCCTATGCCGGCACCGCCGAAGAGCCGATGGTGCACCTGCCCTTCAACTTCCACCTGATCCTCCAGGGCTGGACGGCGGAACTCGTGCGCGGCTTTGCCGACAGCTACGACGCCGAGTGCCGCCTCCGCCACAGCTGGCCCAACTGGGTGCTGGGCAACCACGACCAGCACCGTTTCAAGTCGCGTCTGGGCGCCGACCAGTACCGCGTGGCGCAGACGCTGCTGCTGACCCTGCGCGGCACGCCGACCGTGTACTACGGCGACGAGATCGGCATGACCGACGTGGACGTGCCCGCCGACCGTCTGGTGGACCCCGCCGCCCTGCAACAGCCCGACAGCCCGGAAGCCGGGCGCGACCCCGAGCGCACGCCGATGCAGTGGGACGCCACCGCCAACGCGGGTTTCGCGCCCGGTGGGGCCACGCCCTGGCTGCCGCTGGCCGACGACTACCCGGCTGTGAACGTGGCCGCTCAGGACGGCGACCCGGCCAGCGACCTGAACTACTTCCGCGCGCTGACCCGCCTGCGCGCCGAGTACCCCGCGCTGGTGGGCGGCGCCTACCGCAGCCTGGAAACGCCCGGCGCCGACGTGTTCGCCTACGAACGCATGCCTGAACACGGAGGCGGCGAGCGCGTGGTGGTCCTGCTGAACTTCGGCGGCGAGGCAGCGGACGTGGCCGGGCTGGCCGGCGGCGACACCCTGCTGAGCAGCCTGGGCGACCGCCCGGAGCGCGGCGCGGCCCTGCGTCCCCACGAGGCGCGGATTCTGCGCGGCTGA
- a CDS encoding NAD(P)-dependent oxidoreductase, whose translation MTKTAFLGLGAMGAPMAAHLARRAQETGGRALVWNRTPGRAEAHASAHGSHAATLEELASADVIFTCLPTSAEVDDLIGALEAQLRPGTLWVDCTSGHPEAAPRQRERLAARGVGFLDAPVSGGTGGAEAGTLTVMIGGPEAEVEAARPHLAFAGLVVRVGETGAGFAVKAVNNVLLAANLWVAGEGLATLVRAGVDAGAALEVINASSGRSNVSQNLIPQRVLTREFPATFALGLLAKDAGIAMDLVQTGKGSAPVLAQVAGLTRAAAQVVGPEQDHTAALKLIEQFNGVEIK comes from the coding sequence ATGACGAAGACTGCATTTCTGGGCCTGGGCGCGATGGGTGCGCCGATGGCCGCCCACCTCGCCCGGCGCGCGCAGGAGACGGGTGGGCGCGCCCTCGTCTGGAACCGCACGCCGGGCCGCGCCGAAGCGCACGCCTCGGCGCACGGCAGCCACGCCGCCACGCTGGAGGAGCTCGCCTCCGCCGACGTGATCTTCACCTGCCTGCCGACCAGCGCGGAGGTGGACGACCTCATCGGCGCGCTGGAAGCGCAGCTGCGCCCCGGCACGCTGTGGGTGGACTGCACGAGCGGGCACCCCGAAGCGGCCCCCCGCCAGCGCGAGCGGCTCGCGGCCCGCGGCGTGGGCTTCCTCGACGCGCCGGTCAGCGGCGGCACGGGCGGGGCCGAGGCGGGCACCCTGACGGTCATGATCGGCGGCCCCGAGGCCGAGGTCGAGGCCGCGCGGCCGCACCTCGCCTTCGCGGGTCTGGTCGTGCGGGTGGGGGAGACGGGCGCGGGCTTCGCGGTCAAGGCCGTGAACAACGTCCTGCTGGCGGCGAACCTGTGGGTGGCGGGCGAGGGGCTGGCGACCCTGGTGCGCGCCGGGGTGGACGCGGGCGCGGCGCTGGAGGTCATCAACGCGAGCAGCGGGCGCAGCAACGTCTCGCAGAACCTCATTCCCCAGCGGGTGCTGACCCGCGAGTTCCCGGCGACCTTCGCGCTCGGGCTGCTCGCCAAGGACGCCGGCATCGCGATGGACCTCGTGCAGACCGGCAAGGGCAGCGCCCCCGTGCTCGCGCAGGTCGCGGGCCTGACCCGCGCGGCGGCGCAGGTGGTCGGCCCCGAGCAGGACCACACGGCGGCCCTGAAGCTCATCGAGCAGTTCAACGGCGTGGAGATCAAGTGA
- a CDS encoding NAD(P)-dependent oxidoreductase → MRVLLPDLPEFRALNDSGEVLGADLAFYRSGEVPAGDADGAVLWMVDGETRARLLRTPGLQWALTLTAGIDHVRAALPQGVALYNASRLHDRAVAVHVVAGMLAAERGLGAFRDAQRRGEWTSPPTPAASGLRTLDGLKVVIWGFGSIGRIARDLLTPFGAQVEGVRSGTSGAERTRLLAEADWVVLLLPSTPQTRGLVNAEVLAGFKAGARLSNQGRGDLVVTADLIAALRSGHLGGAVLDVTDPEPLPAGHPLWEAPNLLVTPHVASTTTDLVARGAALTRDFLLDLAQGREPGGRVEEGRAY, encoded by the coding sequence ATGCGAGTGCTGCTGCCCGATCTGCCCGAATTTCGCGCCCTGAACGACTCCGGCGAGGTGCTGGGGGCTGACCTGGCCTTCTACCGCTCCGGCGAGGTGCCCGCCGGGGACGCGGACGGGGCGGTGCTGTGGATGGTGGACGGCGAGACGCGCGCCCGGCTGCTGCGCACACCGGGCCTGCAGTGGGCCCTGACGCTGACGGCCGGAATCGACCACGTGCGCGCCGCGCTTCCGCAGGGCGTCGCCCTGTACAACGCCAGCCGCCTGCACGACCGCGCGGTGGCGGTCCATGTGGTCGCCGGGATGCTCGCGGCCGAGCGCGGCCTGGGGGCCTTCCGGGACGCGCAGCGCCGGGGCGAATGGACCTCGCCGCCCACACCCGCCGCCTCGGGCCTGCGGACCCTGGACGGCCTGAAGGTCGTGATCTGGGGTTTCGGGAGCATCGGGCGCATCGCGCGCGACCTGCTCACGCCCTTCGGCGCTCAGGTGGAAGGCGTGCGCTCGGGCACCTCCGGCGCCGAGCGCACGCGCCTGCTCGCGGAGGCCGACTGGGTGGTGCTGCTGCTGCCCAGCACGCCGCAGACGCGCGGCCTCGTGAACGCGGAGGTGCTGGCCGGATTCAAGGCCGGGGCCCGGCTGTCGAACCAGGGCCGGGGCGACCTCGTGGTCACGGCCGACCTGATCGCGGCGCTGCGCAGCGGGCATCTGGGCGGCGCGGTCCTCGACGTGACCGACCCCGAGCCGCTGCCCGCCGGGCACCCGCTGTGGGAAGCCCCCAACCTCCTCGTCACGCCGCACGTCGCCAGCACGACCACCGACCTCGTGGCGCGCGGCGCGGCCCTGACCCGCGACTTTCTCCTCGACCTCGCCCAGGGCCGCGAGCCCGGGGGCCGGGTGGAAGAGGGCCGGGCCTACTGA
- a CDS encoding GNAT family N-acetyltransferase, translating into MGRPEGDGEAPPRSGRVTLKRVVDLSPGEWRTLHSFFRSRELADWNAAKPIRLPEWLFRKIMTEEEQTGERAGFGVLDETGRLIGSAELYDFRPSPPLRPTTATLGVMIGQPELWGQGYGREAVRALLGWAFTAFEPPLARVRLTTFGHNRRAQRAFAAVGFTETGRTERDERTDVHMELTRGAWENLQKG; encoded by the coding sequence ATGGGCAGGCCGGAGGGGGACGGAGAAGCGCCGCCCCGTTCCGGACGCGTGACCCTCAAGCGGGTGGTGGACCTCTCGCCGGGCGAGTGGCGCACGCTGCACTCGTTTTTCCGCAGCCGCGAACTGGCCGACTGGAACGCCGCCAAGCCCATCCGGCTGCCCGAGTGGCTGTTCCGCAAGATCATGACCGAGGAGGAGCAGACCGGCGAGCGCGCGGGCTTCGGCGTGCTGGACGAAACGGGGCGGCTCATCGGCAGCGCCGAGCTGTACGACTTCCGGCCTTCGCCGCCGCTGCGGCCCACGACCGCCACCCTGGGCGTCATGATCGGGCAGCCCGAACTCTGGGGCCAGGGCTACGGCCGCGAGGCGGTGCGGGCGCTGCTGGGCTGGGCCTTCACGGCCTTCGAGCCGCCGCTGGCGCGCGTGCGCCTGACCACCTTCGGCCACAACCGCCGCGCGCAGCGGGCTTTCGCCGCCGTGGGCTTCACCGAAACGGGCCGCACCGAGCGCGACGAGCGCACCGACGTACATATGGAACTCACGCGCGGGGCCTGGGAAAACCTTCAGAAGGGGTAA